The DNA window TTCTCAGCTCCAGGCTGAACTCTTCTTCCTGGGTTGCCCGATCACTGGGATCGGCGTAATTATTGCCGTCCTCCTGCAGGTGGTGCATGGTGCGATCGACCTCTTCCATCAGTTCCTGCTTCCACCCAAACAGGATGTTGCGGAAGTGGTCGAGCTGCGCCGCATTCATGTACTCCTCACCTTCTTTGGCCTCGTAAGGCGTAAAGCCGGTGAAACGTTCCTGGGTACTCGTTGAACTGTTCGGCATAAAGCTGCCTCTTTCTCTCTGTCACTGGACGTTTTAGACGTCAAGCCAAGTCCGCCCCGCCAAGGGCTGAGACATGAAGTCTGGAGTCCTGATGCTCTC is part of the Hydrocarboniclastica marina genome and encodes:
- the dksA gene encoding RNA polymerase-binding protein DksA, which encodes MPNSSTSTQERFTGFTPYEAKEGEEYMNAAQLDHFRNILFGWKQELMEEVDRTMHHLQEDGNNYADPSDRATQEEEFSLELRTRDRERKLIKKIDKTIDLIDKADYGYCDQCGIEIGIRRLEARPTATLCIDCKTLAEIRERQTGV